Proteins encoded together in one Bacillota bacterium window:
- a CDS encoding amino acid ABC transporter permease — MKSLEDLVSLLLQLVNGFWVTLSIFVLTLLFAIPLATPIALGRMSKNRILSKIVGFFQLIIRGTPLLLQIIFVYFAPYYIFGAKLSGYRFPATIIAFSTNYAAYFSEIYRGGLESIPIGQYEAAQVLGFSKSQTFFRIILPQVIKRILPPMSNEVITLIKDTALAATIAVQEMFRVANSSAATNVSIAPIVFAGGFYLAASYLITRAFTWGEKKLSYYH; from the coding sequence TTGAAATCGCTAGAAGACTTAGTTAGTTTATTATTACAATTAGTAAACGGTTTCTGGGTAACGCTATCAATCTTTGTGCTTACCCTGCTGTTTGCCATTCCTCTTGCGACGCCAATTGCACTTGGACGTATGTCTAAAAACCGCATATTGTCAAAAATTGTGGGGTTTTTTCAACTTATCATCCGTGGAACTCCGCTCTTACTTCAGATTATTTTCGTTTACTTCGCTCCTTATTACATATTTGGAGCGAAACTGAGCGGATACAGATTTCCGGCAACGATAATTGCTTTTTCGACAAACTATGCAGCTTATTTTTCGGAAATATACCGCGGAGGGCTTGAATCAATACCCATAGGTCAGTATGAGGCAGCACAGGTTCTTGGCTTTTCGAAGAGCCAGACATTTTTCCGCATTATACTTCCGCAGGTTATTAAGCGTATACTTCCGCCAATGTCAAATGAGGTCATAACACTCATTAAAGATACTGCACTTGCCGCAACGATTGCTGTACAGGAAATGTTCCGTGTAGCAAATTCTTCGGCGGCAACAAATGTATCAATAGCCCCAATCGTATTTGCCGGCGGATTTTACCTTGCCGCAAGCTATCTCATTACCCGTGCTTTTACCTGGGGCGAGAAAAAGCTTAGCTATTATCATTAA
- a CDS encoding amino acid ABC transporter ATP-binding protein: MSVLSVRNAQKAFGHNKVITDISFDVDKGEVVAIIGPSGSGKSTLLRCCTSLEKLDSGTIDYSGDVLCKTENSKTVYAEKDELRKIRRRFGLVFQNFNLFPHLSVQCNITEALIHVLGIDKAAANKKAGDLLEKMGLSDKSDSYPCELSGGQQQRVAIARALALDPEILFFDEPTSALDPELTGEILKVMRELAEEHMTMVVVTHEMGFARDVADRVIFMDKGVIVEEGDPKQVIDNPSSERTKLFLQRFIG; encoded by the coding sequence ATGTCAGTATTATCTGTGCGCAATGCACAAAAAGCATTCGGTCATAATAAGGTTATAACCGATATCTCCTTTGATGTCGACAAGGGCGAAGTAGTCGCAATAATAGGTCCATCTGGATCAGGCAAGTCTACACTTTTAAGATGCTGTACTTCTCTTGAAAAGCTTGACAGCGGCACAATAGATTATTCTGGCGATGTTCTCTGTAAGACAGAAAACAGCAAGACCGTATATGCTGAGAAAGATGAACTTCGCAAAATCCGCAGACGGTTTGGGCTAGTATTTCAAAATTTCAATCTATTCCCCCACCTTTCGGTGCAATGTAATATTACCGAAGCGCTTATTCATGTACTTGGTATCGATAAAGCCGCCGCAAATAAAAAAGCCGGCGACTTGCTTGAAAAAATGGGGCTATCTGATAAGTCAGATTCTTACCCGTGCGAGCTTTCCGGCGGTCAGCAACAGCGTGTTGCAATTGCGAGGGCTTTAGCGCTGGACCCGGAAATCTTATTTTTTGATGAACCGACAAGTGCGTTAGACCCTGAGCTTACTGGGGAAATTTTAAAGGTTATGCGCGAGCTCGCTGAAGAGCACATGACAATGGTTGTCGTAACTCATGAAATGGGCTTTGCCCGTGATGTCGCCGATCGAGTTATTTTTATGGACAAAGGCGTGATCGTTGAAGAGGGCGATCCAAAACAAGTCATCGATAACCCGTCAAGCGAGCGAACTAAGCTTTTTTTACAAAGATTTATTGGATAA
- a CDS encoding Hsp20/alpha crystallin family protein has product MAGLVPFTKKNSGLPYNGFNDFYNMFDDFFNDSWPLKMTFSRETFKVDLEENDAEYLVSADLPGINKDEINLSLNEGRLTISINKEDNINEEKKNYIHKERRYSSMSRSMYLPDAKNDGIKAKLQNGVLSISIPKAEKTDNSIKIKID; this is encoded by the coding sequence ATGGCTGGATTAGTTCCATTCACTAAAAAAAATTCAGGACTGCCCTATAACGGTTTTAACGATTTTTACAACATGTTTGATGACTTTTTTAACGATAGCTGGCCTCTTAAAATGACTTTCTCAAGGGAAACTTTTAAAGTCGACTTAGAGGAAAATGACGCCGAATATCTTGTATCGGCAGATCTTCCGGGAATCAATAAAGACGAGATAAATCTCTCTCTAAACGAAGGAAGACTCACTATATCAATAAATAAAGAGGACAACATTAACGAAGAAAAGAAAAACTACATTCACAAGGAAAGACGCTATAGTTCAATGAGTCGCAGCATGTACCTCCCGGATGCAAAAAACGATGGCATAAAGGCAAAACTGCAAAACGGGGTCTTAAGTATATCAATACCAAAGGCTGAGAAAACAGATAACTCAATTAAGATTAAGATAGATTAA
- a CDS encoding glycoside hydrolase codes for MDKEQLKNPAAVYRQAPFWSWNDHLDADELKRQINDMVEKGWGGYFMHSRVGLVTGYMSKEWMDMTNACAEEASKTGTTAWLYDEDRWPSGTAGGEVSKHEEYRGRSLVFLKKNEITKDDSVLQNVVTVDGDRYICKRILPMGHPRFNGTNYVDLMNPKAVREFIDCTHERYKKNCGKYFGKEIPGIFTDEPCYLYCNNYKGTPVVPWSDYLPDFFKKLKGYDITNHIKELFLDCGDYHKTRFDFYDAATRLFVESFTKQYYDWCSENKMKMTGHFMKEDDLVGQTMWIGAAMPQYEFMHWPGIDKLHRHIEQVITVKQLTSVADQLDKEKAMCEVYGCIGQQSNFYDRKWISDWEAILGINFINPHLSLYSMRGERKRDYPANLFYQQPWWDDERKFADYLGRVNYVVSNGKRKTDILIIHPISSVWSEYTPLDGEAAMPLKKGIYNKNFDSLSRKLLSENLDFHYGDEILMEKYGRVENGKLVIGNCSYSTVVVPSVFTLRKNTYKLLCDFAAEAGAGKLIILKPFAESLDGEKAEIKWPDGTQKAEKVNDVVSILDTIYENRIKIINKATGQKTSKIFVHERLSDDGEWMMIANTDNKREFELNISLQSSKKPVILDLMSGEFYSIPITINEGRAEFDIKLYPAGSVMLFFPNSEMRVEKAPRVLDSGVEIAAGYEKVELIRNLDVSLLEPNVFPINDVTLYLNDELVAKDKPLNAIWHNYFYPAPDGTPFRAEYKFEVNNIPKGEIFAAIEVAENLDSITLNGIPIKPCKMPGELGKFDTKKSWKDINFTKVPFAADQLVNGTNIIAIEGRKVNNINIPNNHLPVSDFQNHKPTEVETIYIVGDFSVVNEDNINFSIDGAKFDIDSTDLTKTGCPFYAGKAAFSTAFDYKKQQGNIYLKLNDVHTASVRLYINSQEVGLKYWTPYVFDITDYLHEGKNDIRVVASTTLFNLMGPNRMSGILDSVSVGPSSFLMAAMFTEKYSFVSFGLDSVTIYKA; via the coding sequence ATGGATAAAGAACAGCTTAAAAACCCTGCCGCAGTGTATCGTCAGGCACCTTTTTGGAGCTGGAATGATCATCTTGATGCAGACGAGCTGAAACGCCAGATTAATGATATGGTCGAAAAAGGTTGGGGCGGATATTTCATGCATTCTCGTGTTGGACTTGTAACTGGCTATATGTCTAAAGAATGGATGGATATGACTAATGCCTGTGCGGAAGAAGCATCAAAAACAGGGACAACGGCATGGCTTTATGATGAAGATCGCTGGCCTTCAGGCACTGCAGGCGGAGAGGTCTCAAAACATGAGGAATATCGCGGCCGTTCACTTGTATTTTTAAAAAAGAATGAAATAACAAAAGATGATTCTGTTCTGCAAAACGTCGTGACTGTAGACGGAGACAGATATATTTGCAAAAGGATTCTTCCTATGGGGCATCCGCGTTTTAACGGGACTAATTATGTTGATCTAATGAATCCTAAAGCAGTTAGGGAATTTATTGATTGTACGCATGAAAGATATAAAAAGAATTGCGGAAAATATTTTGGAAAAGAAATTCCCGGTATTTTCACAGATGAGCCATGCTATTTATACTGCAATAATTATAAAGGGACACCTGTAGTGCCGTGGTCTGATTATTTACCGGACTTTTTCAAAAAATTAAAGGGTTATGATATAACGAATCATATTAAAGAGCTGTTTTTAGATTGCGGTGATTATCATAAAACTCGTTTTGATTTTTACGATGCTGCCACTCGCCTATTTGTTGAGAGTTTCACAAAGCAGTATTATGATTGGTGCAGCGAAAATAAAATGAAGATGACAGGTCATTTTATGAAAGAGGATGACCTAGTAGGGCAGACTATGTGGATCGGTGCCGCAATGCCCCAGTATGAATTTATGCACTGGCCGGGTATAGATAAATTACATAGACATATTGAGCAGGTTATAACGGTGAAACAGTTGACATCTGTTGCAGATCAGCTGGATAAAGAAAAAGCTATGTGCGAAGTTTATGGATGCATTGGGCAGCAGTCGAATTTTTATGATCGCAAATGGATTTCCGACTGGGAAGCTATTTTAGGAATCAATTTTATTAATCCTCATCTTTCACTTTATTCAATGCGTGGAGAGCGCAAACGCGATTATCCTGCAAATTTATTCTACCAACAGCCATGGTGGGATGACGAACGTAAATTCGCAGACTATCTTGGAAGAGTCAATTACGTTGTTTCTAATGGGAAAAGAAAAACAGATATTCTTATCATACATCCAATCTCAAGTGTCTGGAGCGAATATACTCCGTTAGACGGGGAAGCAGCCATGCCTCTCAAAAAGGGAATATATAATAAGAATTTCGACAGCCTATCTAGAAAGTTGCTTTCAGAAAACCTTGATTTCCATTATGGCGACGAGATATTGATGGAGAAATATGGCCGGGTTGAAAATGGGAAATTAGTTATAGGTAATTGCTCATATTCAACAGTTGTAGTGCCTTCTGTTTTCACCTTACGTAAGAATACATATAAATTACTGTGTGATTTTGCGGCTGAGGCTGGTGCTGGTAAGCTTATTATTTTAAAACCTTTTGCTGAGAGTCTTGACGGCGAAAAAGCAGAAATCAAATGGCCGGATGGAACGCAAAAAGCAGAAAAGGTCAATGATGTTGTTTCAATCCTTGACACAATATATGAGAATAGGATTAAAATAATTAATAAAGCAACTGGCCAAAAAACCTCAAAAATCTTTGTTCATGAGCGCTTAAGCGATGATGGCGAATGGATGATGATCGCAAATACAGATAATAAAAGAGAATTTGAACTTAATATATCCCTGCAAAGTAGTAAAAAACCGGTAATTTTAGATCTCATGTCCGGTGAATTCTATAGTATACCCATAACCATAAATGAAGGCAGAGCAGAATTTGATATAAAGTTATATCCTGCCGGAAGCGTAATGCTTTTCTTCCCTAACAGTGAGATGAGAGTCGAAAAGGCTCCGCGAGTTCTTGACAGCGGTGTTGAGATAGCCGCGGGATATGAAAAGGTTGAATTGATAAGAAATCTCGATGTAAGTCTCCTTGAACCAAATGTGTTCCCGATTAATGATGTTACGCTTTATTTAAATGACGAACTTGTGGCAAAAGATAAGCCATTAAATGCAATTTGGCATAATTATTTTTATCCGGCTCCAGACGGAACGCCATTCCGTGCTGAGTACAAGTTTGAAGTTAATAATATTCCAAAGGGAGAAATTTTCGCAGCAATAGAAGTTGCTGAAAATCTCGATTCAATTACATTAAACGGTATACCGATTAAGCCATGTAAAATGCCCGGGGAGCTAGGTAAATTCGATACTAAAAAGAGCTGGAAGGACATTAATTTTACTAAAGTTCCATTTGCCGCCGATCAGCTTGTTAACGGAACAAATATAATAGCTATTGAAGGCAGAAAGGTTAACAATATCAACATTCCGAATAACCATCTTCCGGTTTCCGATTTTCAAAATCACAAACCAACAGAGGTAGAAACTATATATATAGTAGGTGATTTTTCAGTCGTTAACGAAGATAATATAAATTTCAGCATTGACGGTGCTAAATTTGATATTGATTCCACTGATTTAACAAAAACCGGCTGTCCTTTTTATGCGGGTAAAGCTGCTTTCAGCACAGCTTTTGATTATAAAAAGCAACAAGGCAATATCTATCTAAAACTGAATGATGTCCATACAGCAAGTGTCAGACTCTATATAAACAGCCAAGAAGTCGGTCTTAAATACTGGACACCATACGTATTTGATATTACTGATTATCTGCATGAAGGGAAAAATGATATTAGAGTTGTTGCTTCAACAACACTTTTTAACCTTATGGGGCCAAACCGCATGTCAGGCATATTGGATTCTGTTTCTGTAGGTCCGTCATCATTTCTTATGGCCGCTATGTTCACTGAAAAGTATTCTTTTGTGTCGTTTGGTTTAGACAGTGTTACAATTTATAAAGCATAA